Proteins encoded by one window of Chanos chanos chromosome 7, fChaCha1.1, whole genome shotgun sequence:
- the faah2b gene encoding fatty-acid amide hydrolase 2-B, protein MALTLIERIQNLLLRACAGLLYMFFWLLSPRGSSKPTKLPPISNPLLRLSAVQLARKIRKREVSSVEVVQAYIDRIQEINPLLNAVIKERFSTALHEAAQVDKLIEEEMGGEDVLEDRLPLLGVPITIKEAFALQGMPNSTGLLSRAQFLSSTDAPTVALLKRAGAIPLGVTNTSELCMWLESHNHLYGMTKNPYNLERIPGGSSGGEGSILAGGGSVIGIGSDIGGSIRMPCFFNGIFGHKTTSGVVSNDGQYPPCSGRHNEYLSTGPMCRYAEDLLPMLKIMAGPNARKLALSEEVDLKKLRFFSVPHDGGSPFTSPVDKQLIQAQRKVVERLEADLGVKVEELRVPQLKYSFQIWDTYMGLPDDNGQRPRPFKEYMAEGGPAVWPVWELVKWMMGRSSHTVPAIGLALVEMTQRSKPSQFILKQKEALQREIEELLGTDGVLLYPTHPQLAPKHHHPLFTPFNFSYTGIFNILGLPVTQCPLGLSVEGLPLGVQVVAGKLQDHLGLAMALYLEKAFGGWRDPGAA, encoded by the exons ATGGCTTTGACCTTGATAGAACGAATTCAGAACTTGTTATTGCGTGCGTGCGCTGGGCTGCTCTACATGTTCTTTTGGCTGCTTTCACCCCGTGGCTCCAGCAAACCTACCAAACTCCCACCAATCAGCAACCCGCTTCTTAGGCTCTCCGCAGTGCAGCTCGCCCGTAAGATTCGCAAAAGAGAG GTATCTAGTGTGGAGGTGGTCCAGGCTTACATTGACAGGATCCAAGAGATTAATCCACTGCTTAATGCCGTTATTAAAGAGAG ATTTTCGACAGCTTTGCATGAGGCAGCTCAGGTGGATAAACTGATAGAAGAAGAAATGGGAGGAGAGGATGTGCTGGAGGATAGACTTCCTCTTTTGGGTGTGCCCATCACCATTAAAGAAGCCTTCGCTCTGCAAG GTATGCCAAACTCCACGGGCCTTTTGTCGAGGGCGCAGTTTTTGTCCAGTACCGACGCGCCCACTGTCGCTCTGCTCAAGAGGGCGGGGGCTATTCCTTTGGGCGTGACCAACACCAGTGAGCTGTGTATGTGGCTGGAGTCACATAACCACCTGTATGGCATGACCAAGAACCCTTACAATCTTGAGAGGATTCCCGGAGGAAGCTCAG GTGGGGAGGGCAGTATCCTAGCGGGTGGGGGGTCTGTGATTGGAATAGGTTCGGACATAGGTGGGAGTATTCGCATGCCCTGCTTCTTCAACGGAATCTTTGGACACAAAACCACCTCGG gtgtggTCTCCAACGACGGGCAGTACCCTCCGTGCTCTGGCAGACACAACGAATATTTGAGCACAGGCCCAATGTGCCGCTACGCTGAAGATCTGCTACCCATGCTCAAGATTATGGCTGGACCCAACGCacgcaa GTTAGCTTTGTCTGAGGAGGTGGACCTGAAGAAACTTCGCTTCTTCTCCGTCCCGCACGATGGCGGTTCTCCGTTCACCTCGCCCGTGGACAAACAGCTCATTCAAGCCCAGCGGAAG GTGGTCGAGCGCTTAGAAGCTGACTTGGGAGTGAAAGTGGAAGAACTGCGTGTCCCACAGCTGAAGTATTCTTTCCAGATATGGGACACCTACATGGGCCTACCCGACGACAACGGACAG CGGCCCAGACCCTTCAAGGAGTACATGGCTGAGGGCGGACCAGCGGTGTGGCCTGTCTGGGAGCTGGTGAAATGGATGATGGGACGGTCCTCTCACACCGTGCCTGCCATCG ggCTAGCTCTGGTGGAGATGACCCAACGCTCTAAACCTTCCCAGTTCATCCTCAAGCAGAAGGAGGCGCTTCAGCGGGAAATAGAGGAGCTCTTGGGAACTGACGGGGTGCTGCTGTaccccacacacccccaacTGGCCCCCAAACACCACCATCCACTCTTCACCCCTTTCAACTTCTCTTACACAG GAATCTTCAACATCCTGGGTCTGCCCGTAACTCAGTGCCCCCTGGGGTTGAGTGTGGAGGGCTTGCCCCTGGGAGTGCAAGTGGTGGCCGGGAAGCTGCAGGACCACCTGGGCCTGGCTATGGCCCTCTACCTGGAGAAAGCTTTTGGAGGGTGGAGAGACCCTGGAGCAGCCTAA
- the tesk1b gene encoding dual specificity testis-specific protein kinase 1, with product MDRVDLDQEVMDTPVHGVHGPHRIRPSSYRALRSAVCSLARIDDFVCEKIGSGFFSEVFKVQHRITGQVMALKMNTMASNRANMLKEVQLMNRLNHPNILRFVGVCVHEGHLHALTEYINGGNLEQLLDSDVYLSWAVRMSLALDIARGLQYLHSKGIFHRDLTSKNCLVRWENGVCSAVVGDFGLAEKIPEYSDGSQKQPLAVVGSPYWMAPEVLRGELYNEKVDVFAYGIILCEIIGRIQADPDFLPRTEDFGLDVEAFRQMVGDCPPAFFNLAIVCCSMRPEDRPAFSDVVAELEKREKERIEKEREQESAVRGAVSPSIPPLRRQSLGVLGDPRLCRSKSDVLPPPPAAPANQTTPARVNPFSQREDLKGGRIKLFDTPSKSVISLTFTLPPPPNARDHPPCEKIPLRLHRRCQSLPCTPEIIQSLHSRERNEPDTREHSGKETLVNDETDASGRTNPSGTGEEEEEDADEETKEVEILADDSGLPLDLELFSLDRVTEESLAEPMDCTDSPSTPDGAVPSLEKPFSNGWSPPISNGPPSLPPLPHLDNNNTPAVVSRPLGWSTNGYHTAGTLTPPQETDEVISCPGCCLAGLSFPSVCVRAPQRNPYKNLNGDSATRGLLCRAQPPSPSEPAVALPGTRT from the exons ATGGACCGAGTCGACCTGGACCAGGAGGTAATGGACACACCAGTACACGGAGTCCACGGACCGCACCGGATCAGGCCGTCGTCTTACCGGGCACTGCGTAGCGCTGTGTGTAGTCTAGCCCGGATAGACGACTTTGTCTGCGAGAAGATCGGCTCAGGTTTCTTCTCCGAAGTGTTTAAG GTGCAGCACAGGATCACAGGGCAGGTGATGGCTCTGAAGATGAACACCATGGCCAGTAACAGAGCCAACATGTTAAAGGAGGTTCAGCTCATGAACCGACTCAACCATCCAAACATCCTTCg gtttgtgggtgtgtgtgttcatgaggGACATCTACATGCCCTGACAGAG tACATTAACGGAGGGAACCTGGAGCAGCTGCTGGACAGTGATGTGTATCTGTCATGGGCAGTGAGAATGAGTCTAGCTCTGGACATCGCCAGAGGCCTACAGTACCTCCACAGCAAGGGCATTTTTCACAGAGACCTCACATCCAAG AACTGTCTGGTTCGCTGGGAGAATGGTGTGTGTAGCGCAGTGGTGGGAGACTTTGGCCTGGCAGAGAAGATTCCAGAGTACAG TGACGGTTCACAGAAACAGCCCCTTGCTGTGGTTGGCTCCCCCTACTGGATGGCCCCGGAAGTGCTTAGAGGAGAACTCTACAACGAGAAG GTGGATGTATTTGCATATGGAATCATTCTCTGCGAGATCATTGGTCGGATCCAGGCAGATCCGGACTTCCTTCCTCGCACTGAG GACTTTGGTCTTGATGTGGAGGCTTTCCGGCAAATGGTGGGCGACTGCCCTCCCGCTTTCTTCAACTTGGCCATCGTCTGCTGCagt aTGAGGCCAGAGGATCGTCCAGCGTTTTCAGATGTGGTGGCAgagctggagaagagagaaaaagagaggattgagaaagagagggaacaggagTCTGCAGTGAGGG gcGCTGTCTCTCCAAGCATTCCTCCTTTGCGAAGACAGTCTCTCGGTGTCCTCGGTGACCCCCGCCTGTGCCGCAGTAAATCAGAcgttctcccccctccccctgccgcCCCCGCCAACCAGACCACGCCCGCGCGAGTCAACCCTTTCTCTCAACGAGAGGACCTGAAAGGGGGCAGGATCAAACTGTTCGACACGCCCAGCAAATCCGTCATTTCCCTCACCTTCACCCTGCCCCCTCCTCCCAACGCCCGCGACCACCCGCCCTGCGAGAAGATACCTCTTCGCCTCCACCGCCGCTGCCAATCGCTGCCCTGCACTCCCGAGATCATCCAATCGCTGCACAGTCGCGAGAGGAACGAGCCAGACACGCGCGAGCACAGCGGTAAAGAAACGCTCGTGAACGATGAGACGGATGCTAGCGGCAGGACCAATCCATCCGGC ACgggcgaggaggaggaggaagatgcgGACGAGGAGACGAAGGAGGTGGAGATTCTGGCTGATGACTCAGGCTTGCCCCTGGATCTCGAGCTGTTTTCTCTGGACAGAGTGACTGAGGAGAGTCTGGCTGAGCCCATGGACTGCACGGACTCGCCCAGTACACCAGATGGCGCTGTCCCCTCTCTGGAAAAACCTTTCTCTAATGGCTGGAGCCCTCCCATCTCTAACGGGCCCCCTTCTTTGCCCCCCCTGCCCCATCTGGATAACAACAACACCCCGGCGGTCGTCAGCAGGCCCCTGGGGTGGAGCACCAACGGGTATCACACCGCGGGGACCCTGACCCCGCCGCAGGAGACCGACGAGGTCATTTCCTGTCCCGGCTGCTGTTTGGCGGGACTGAGTTTTCCCTCGGTGTGCGTGCGAGCCCCTCAACGGAACCCTTACAAAAACTTGAACGGGGACTCGGCCACCCGGGGGCTCCTGTGCCGCGcccagcccccctccccctccgaACCTGCCGTCGCCTTGCCCGGCACACGGACCTAA